The following are from one region of the Prevotella communis genome:
- a CDS encoding zeta toxin family protein has translation MSQTAHRPVLIVIAGPNGSGKTTITSKILKHEWLENALYINPDQVAQDRFGDWNSPEAVLQAAQYCEKQREECLRSQQSLIFETVLSSDGKVDFIRRVHEAGYFIRIFFVSTNHPSINSSRIARRVMKGGHDVPIPKIISRYQKSILNCKRVAAIADRVYVYDNSVDDVEARLLFRMTDGKPFKRYTDDIPLWAQNIIG, from the coding sequence ATGAGCCAGACTGCACACCGCCCCGTACTCATCGTGATTGCCGGCCCCAACGGGTCTGGTAAGACCACGATTACCTCGAAGATCCTCAAGCACGAATGGCTGGAGAATGCACTTTACATCAATCCCGATCAGGTGGCGCAGGACCGCTTTGGCGACTGGAACTCGCCCGAAGCCGTGCTCCAGGCCGCACAGTACTGCGAGAAGCAGCGTGAGGAGTGCTTGCGAAGCCAGCAGAGCCTGATATTCGAGACAGTGCTTTCCAGCGATGGCAAGGTTGACTTTATTCGTCGCGTCCACGAGGCTGGTTACTTCATTCGCATCTTCTTCGTGTCAACTAACCACCCGTCAATCAATTCTTCGCGCATTGCTCGCCGAGTGATGAAGGGCGGTCATGACGTGCCGATCCCGAAAATTATCTCGCGCTACCAGAAGTCGATACTTAACTGCAAACGCGTGGCGGCCATTGCCGACCGCGTGTATGTCTATGATAATTCCGTGGATGACGTCGAGGCCCGTCTGCTGTTCCGCATGACCGACGGCAAGCCATTCAAGCGCTACACCGACGACATCCCCCTCTGGGCAC